The following coding sequences lie in one Glycine soja cultivar W05 chromosome 16, ASM419377v2, whole genome shotgun sequence genomic window:
- the LOC114390856 gene encoding protein STRICTOSIDINE SYNTHASE-LIKE 5-like produces MSRSESTNARTRTASWFSTPFFVIVLPVAVAALLYRLEPFKPVLLPVQLGRSTVAVPARNGHMQDGSERVGEGHLEGPEDLAYDAAARVVYTGCEDGWIKRVTVNDSVVDSAVEDWVNTGGRPLGLVLKPNGELIVADAEKGLLRVSSEKEIELLVDEFEGLKFKLTDGVDIADDGTIYFTDASHKYPVKDAVFDVLEGKPNGRFFSYNPATKKTTLLAQDLYFANGVAVSADQQFVVFCESVLMRCNKYFVLGPKTGTIEKFCDLPGMPDNIHYDGQGHYLIAMFTALSPELELAYRYPFIRKAFAIFTKYVGSLSISKNGGVLVVDLEGKPTAHYYDPKLALTSAIKIGNHIYAGSIFYPFVTRFDVEKYPALPTV; encoded by the exons ATGTCTAGGTCTGAGAGCACAAACGCGAGAACTAGAACAGCGTCATGGTTTTCTACCCCATTCTTTGTTATCGTTCTCCCGGTGGCCGTGGCTGCGCTTCTCTACCGGCTCGAACCATTCAAGCCGGTTCTTTTGCCGGTCCAGCTGGGCCGGTCCACCGTGGCGGTTCCGGCTCGTAACGGCCACATGCAAGATGGATCGGAACGTGTGGGTGAGGGACACTTGGAGGGCCCGGAAGACTTGGCCTACGACGCTGCGGCACGTGTCGTTTATACCGGGTGTGAGGATGGGTGGATCAAGCGAGTCACGGTGAATGACTCGGTGGTTGACTCGGCGGTTGAAGATTGGGTCAACACAGGAGGAAGGCCACTTGGACTAGTTTTGAAGCCGAATGGAGAACTCATAGTTGCTGATGCGGAAAAG GGACTGCTGAGAGTGTCAAGTGAGAAGGAGATTGAGTTGCTGGTAGATGAGTTTGAGGGGTTAAAATTCAAACTCACAGATGGTGTTGATATAGCAGATGATGGTACAATTTATTTCACAGATGCATCACACAAATACCCCGTGAAGGATGCTGTGTTTGACGTCTTAGAAGGGAAGCCAAATGGAAGATTCTTCAGCTATAATCCAGCAACAAAGAAGACAACCCTGCTTGCCCAAGACCTCTACTTTGCCAATGGGGTTGCAGTTTCAGCAGATCAACAATTTGTGGTCTTCTGTGAATCTGTCTT GATGAGATGCAATAAATATTTCGTCCTGGGCCCTAAAACAGGAACCATAGAGAAGTTCTGTGACCTGCCTGGCATGCCTGATAACATTCATTATGATGGACAAGGGCACTATTTGATTGCAATGTTCACG GCCCTTTCTCCCGAATTGGAATTGGCATATAGATACCCTTTCATTAGGAAGGCTTTTGCAATTTTTACAAAGTATGTAGGGAGTCTATCTATCTCGAAGAATGGAGGAGTTCTAGTCGTGGATTTAGAAGGAAAACCAACTGCACATTATTATGATCCCAAATTAGCATTGACTAGTGCGATTAAAATTGGGAATCATATATATGCTGGTTCCATTTTCTACCCCTTTGTAACACGTTTTGATGTTGAGAAATATCCTGCTCTCCCCACAGTTTGA